One genomic region from Deinococcus roseus encodes:
- a CDS encoding alpha/beta hydrolase, giving the protein MKILRRFSWLFWLLFGLLVGFLMPTLKRPALLLHQDAVVAGVPQASYTSSFHPELGGYLDIAPTGPVRNMLIFYPGGLVRPQAYEWLGVALSSSGTRTIIPVFPLDLAVTDKNRAAKLLTGLKPDVPVLLGGHSLGGAMVSSFLAGRPEGIAGLILMAAYPPKGDDLSTLNIPVLTLAAENDGLAKQQDIDESLKQLPSNTQKTVVEGSVHAFFGRYGPQQGDGLPTVTRDQAEQQILAAIQGFLTKIP; this is encoded by the coding sequence ATGAAAATCCTGCGCCGTTTCTCCTGGCTTTTCTGGTTGCTTTTTGGTCTGCTGGTCGGTTTCCTGATGCCCACCCTCAAACGCCCTGCCCTGCTGCTTCATCAGGATGCCGTTGTTGCTGGAGTGCCCCAGGCCTCCTACACCTCCAGCTTTCACCCTGAACTGGGAGGGTATCTGGACATTGCCCCGACAGGTCCCGTGCGCAACATGCTGATTTTTTATCCGGGTGGATTGGTGAGGCCCCAGGCCTACGAATGGCTGGGGGTGGCCCTGAGCAGTTCTGGAACCCGCACCATCATTCCGGTGTTTCCACTGGATCTGGCCGTCACAGACAAAAACCGTGCAGCAAAACTGCTGACAGGCCTCAAGCCTGATGTTCCTGTTTTGCTGGGCGGACACTCTCTGGGAGGAGCCATGGTTTCCAGTTTTCTGGCCGGTCGTCCTGAAGGCATTGCAGGCCTGATCCTGATGGCCGCTTATCCTCCCAAAGGAGATGACCTGAGCACCCTGAACATCCCTGTGCTGACCCTGGCAGCAGAAAATGACGGTCTGGCAAAACAGCAGGACATTGATGAAAGCCTGAAACAGCTTCCCAGCAACACCCAGAAAACCGTGGTTGAAGGGTCTGTGCATGCTTTCTTCGGTCGCTACGGGCCACAACAGGGCGATGGCCTTCCCACAGTCACCAGAGATCAGGCTGAGCAGCAAATTCTGGCTGCAATTCAAGGATTTCTTACCAAGATCCCCTAG
- a CDS encoding NUDIX hydrolase N-terminal domain-containing protein, translating to MRTPTLIADELRSMAHAGLLYSGNVYDQHRYLKLMELSAEVAQLEIPAPKPQLVKAYLEQATHICPLMGADAVVVKENQILLIRRKDSGLWALPGGNIDVGESVSEAAVRELFEETGLRATPVRLLGVFDAKIWRGRSLMHFYQMVTHLDIQGGELQTTMETLDVKFWPLDALPELDEGHRLMVPKAIEMLKSGETHLDLLTPEDLKAQIPPAPRKRAQPFRYKMIRGLVHLLFLMQRTPAPR from the coding sequence ATGCGCACACCCACTTTGATTGCCGATGAATTGCGCAGCATGGCCCACGCAGGCCTGCTGTATTCCGGAAATGTTTATGACCAGCACCGTTATCTGAAACTGATGGAACTCAGCGCAGAGGTGGCCCAGCTCGAAATTCCTGCACCAAAACCTCAACTGGTGAAAGCCTACCTGGAACAGGCCACCCACATTTGCCCCCTGATGGGCGCAGATGCCGTGGTGGTCAAAGAAAACCAGATTCTGCTGATTCGACGCAAAGATTCAGGCCTCTGGGCCTTGCCTGGAGGCAACATTGATGTGGGGGAATCTGTTTCTGAGGCTGCAGTGCGAGAGCTTTTTGAGGAAACAGGCCTGAGGGCAACCCCGGTTCGTCTGCTGGGCGTTTTCGATGCAAAAATCTGGAGAGGACGGAGCCTGATGCACTTTTACCAGATGGTCACCCACCTGGACATTCAGGGCGGAGAACTCCAGACCACCATGGAAACCCTGGATGTGAAGTTCTGGCCCCTGGATGCACTCCCAGAACTGGATGAGGGACACCGTCTGATGGTCCCAAAAGCCATCGAGATGCTGAAAAGTGGAGAAACCCATCTGGACCTCCTGACCCCTGAAGACTTGAAAGCCCAGATCCCTCCTGCACCCAGAAAAAGGGCTCAGCCTTTCAGGTACAAAATGATCCGGGGGCTGGTTCATCTGCTCTTTCTGATGCAGCGCACTCCGGCCCCCAGATGA
- the rplM gene encoding 50S ribosomal protein L13, which yields MFKTYVPENHDAKWVLIDAEGKTLGRLATQVASILRGKNKPTFTPNELCGDFVVVINAGKVNLTGAKLDKKVYTRYTGYQGGLKTETARVALAKHPERVIEHAVFGMLPKGRLGRRIHTRLKVYAGAEHPHAAQQPEKLEIK from the coding sequence ATGTTCAAAACCTACGTGCCTGAAAACCATGATGCAAAATGGGTCCTGATTGACGCCGAAGGCAAAACCCTCGGCCGTCTCGCCACTCAAGTGGCCAGCATCCTTCGTGGTAAAAACAAGCCCACTTTCACCCCCAACGAGCTGTGCGGTGACTTTGTCGTTGTGATCAACGCTGGCAAGGTGAACCTGACCGGCGCAAAATTGGACAAGAAAGTCTACACCCGTTACACCGGTTACCAGGGTGGTCTGAAAACGGAAACCGCTCGTGTGGCTCTGGCCAAACACCCCGAGCGCGTGATTGAGCATGCTGTGTTCGGCATGCTGCCCAAGGGTCGCCTGGGCCGCCGCATTCACACCCGTCTGAAAGTCTATGCTGGCGCTGAGCACCCCCACGCTGCCCAGCAACCTGAAAAACTGGAGATCAAATAA
- the rpsI gene encoding 30S ribosomal protein S9, which translates to MEQFYGTGRRKASVARVFLRPGEGKIVVNDKDFQQYFRGLVKAIYALQGFRETGTLGRYDAYITVSGGGPSGQADAIKLGIARALVQANPDFRGALKPKGLLTRDAREVERKKAGLKKARRAPQFSKR; encoded by the coding sequence ATGGAACAGTTCTACGGTACTGGTCGTCGTAAGGCTTCTGTCGCCCGTGTTTTCCTGCGCCCTGGCGAAGGCAAAATCGTGGTCAACGACAAAGACTTTCAGCAATACTTCCGTGGTCTGGTGAAGGCCATCTACGCCCTGCAAGGCTTCCGTGAAACCGGCACCCTGGGCCGTTACGATGCCTACATCACCGTTTCCGGTGGTGGCCCCAGCGGTCAGGCCGATGCCATCAAACTGGGCATCGCCCGCGCTCTGGTGCAGGCCAACCCTGACTTCCGTGGCGCACTCAAGCCCAAAGGCTTGCTGACCCGTGACGCCCGTGAAGTCGAGCGCAAGAAAGCCGGTCTCAAAAAGGCCCGCCGCGCTCCCCAGTTCTCCAAGCGTTAA
- a CDS encoding Lrp/AsnC family transcriptional regulator, which translates to MQENNKLDTVDLKILQALTENARMTFTDLSKRIGLSLPATIERVRRLEDSNCIEGYSVKINPKFLGLNLQALIRFRSNNERWQKVTEILKDYPEVMECMVVTGSDSHMIKVAVSSAEHLEKLLSALSMYGMVNTSMILSTPIERPVLAVAPKKA; encoded by the coding sequence ATGCAAGAAAATAACAAGCTTGACACGGTGGACCTTAAAATCTTACAAGCTCTGACTGAGAATGCTCGCATGACTTTCACTGACCTCTCCAAACGCATTGGGCTTTCCCTGCCCGCCACCATTGAACGGGTGCGCAGGCTGGAAGACTCCAATTGCATTGAGGGTTACTCCGTCAAAATCAACCCCAAGTTTCTGGGCCTCAATTTGCAAGCGCTGATCCGCTTCCGTTCCAACAACGAACGCTGGCAGAAAGTCACCGAAATCCTCAAAGACTACCCGGAAGTCATGGAATGCATGGTGGTGACAGGATCAGACAGCCACATGATCAAGGTTGCGGTGTCTAGTGCAGAGCACCTGGAAAAACTGCTTTCTGCTCTAAGCATGTATGGCATGGTCAACACCAGCATGATCCTCTCGACGCCCATCGAAAGGCCTGTGCTGGCTGTGGCACCCAAAAAAGCCTGA
- a CDS encoding thiol-disulfide oxidoreductase DCC family protein, which yields MDPAEPVVLFDGACNLCNSSVQFILLNDRSRKLHFTSLQSEVAQKLLQQHWEGANLPDSIILIDQGRVYAQSDAALHIAAHLKWPYALLGMFRIVPRPIRDAVYDWIARNRYRWFGKQDQCMLPRPEWKSRFLN from the coding sequence ATGGATCCTGCTGAGCCGGTGGTGCTGTTTGACGGAGCATGCAATTTATGCAACAGTTCGGTTCAATTCATTCTACTCAATGATCGGTCCAGAAAGCTGCACTTCACCTCTTTGCAAAGCGAGGTGGCCCAGAAACTGTTGCAACAGCACTGGGAGGGTGCCAATCTGCCCGATTCGATCATCCTGATTGATCAGGGCAGGGTGTACGCCCAGAGCGATGCAGCCCTGCACATTGCAGCACACCTGAAATGGCCTTACGCCCTGCTGGGCATGTTTCGCATTGTCCCCAGACCCATCCGGGACGCTGTTTACGACTGGATTGCCCGCAACCGTTACCGCTGGTTTGGCAAACAGGACCAGTGCATGCTGCCCAGACCCGAATGGAAATCCCGTTTTTTGAACTGA
- a CDS encoding YqjF family protein, producing the protein MDFLNDTAHRPWPLPNRPWLLYMEWGNLLFLHYPVHPDVLLPHIPAGLTLETYNGFAWLSVVPFKMQNTHPRGLFPIPTASHFLELNLRTYVTAKNRPGVFFFSLDAQSPLAVRGARMGFHLPYFDARMRWEIQKGSTRYLSHRTHKGATPGSFEAHYRPLFPLPPVARGSLDHWLTERYCLYSADSRGHLYRCDIHHQPWPLQAVQVREVQNSLGALLGIQLLKAELAHFSQHLSVVGWGLERVQ; encoded by the coding sequence ATGGACTTCTTAAACGACACTGCCCACCGCCCCTGGCCCCTTCCGAACCGTCCGTGGCTGCTCTACATGGAGTGGGGAAACCTGCTGTTTCTGCATTACCCGGTGCATCCAGACGTGCTGCTGCCCCACATTCCTGCAGGCCTGACCCTGGAAACATACAACGGTTTTGCCTGGTTGAGTGTGGTGCCTTTCAAGATGCAGAACACCCATCCCAGAGGGCTGTTTCCCATTCCAACAGCCTCACATTTTCTGGAGCTCAACCTGAGAACCTATGTGACAGCAAAGAACAGGCCAGGGGTGTTTTTCTTCAGCCTGGATGCCCAGAGTCCTCTGGCGGTGCGGGGAGCACGGATGGGGTTTCATCTGCCCTATTTTGATGCCCGGATGCGCTGGGAAATTCAGAAGGGCTCCACCCGTTACCTCAGCCACAGAACCCACAAAGGAGCCACACCTGGAAGCTTCGAGGCCCATTATCGGCCCCTCTTTCCGCTGCCTCCGGTGGCCAGAGGCTCACTGGACCACTGGCTCACCGAACGTTACTGCCTGTACAGTGCAGATTCAAGAGGGCACCTTTACCGCTGCGACATCCACCACCAACCCTGGCCCCTGCAGGCCGTGCAGGTCCGGGAGGTGCAGAATTCCCTGGGAGCATTGCTGGGCATTCAATTGCTGAAAGCGGAACTTGCCCACTTCTCCCAGCACCTTTCAGTGGTGGGCTGGGGTCTGGAGCGGGTCCAGTGA
- a CDS encoding AAA family ATPase, which produces MNTNLNTNLNTIYAKQVQRCVEQLQAGKEVPYSAWKAALSPFLDWMAQLDITPQDREWHAEGTVEVHTSMVLQQMYQILDQQDFTSQERLVLVLSAVLHDLGKAKATRFRGGRIVSPGHAVMGRDHIALRLRSAGFSGALIRQVLGLVGHHHDPKHLMVQDAPERAFRRLARIADVQLLYWLEQADLRGRIAPDLQEQMEWLDLFKMQCEEHNIWEQDPYQDWLQPLQDFEPYIQQSAVLDYEEGHIFSPEEAISRSFRWRNRPSELLILCGLSGSGKSTWVKEHCPDAVVVSMDDLREDLSGDRGDQSVNGQVWQQAREDLKKALRSGQQVVWDATCIRKLSRERLINLGVDYHAWVKLVVFHTSPETALRQNTMREHAVPAGVIAAQVEGFQFPEVTEAHEVCFV; this is translated from the coding sequence ATGAACACCAACCTGAACACCAATTTGAACACCATTTATGCAAAACAGGTCCAGCGCTGTGTGGAACAGCTGCAGGCTGGAAAGGAGGTGCCTTATTCAGCCTGGAAAGCCGCCCTGAGCCCGTTTCTGGACTGGATGGCGCAACTGGACATCACCCCCCAGGACCGGGAGTGGCATGCAGAAGGCACCGTAGAGGTGCACACCTCCATGGTGCTGCAGCAGATGTACCAGATTCTGGACCAGCAGGACTTCACCTCCCAGGAGCGTCTGGTGCTGGTGCTGTCCGCTGTGCTTCATGACCTTGGCAAGGCAAAAGCCACCCGTTTTCGGGGTGGTCGCATTGTGTCACCCGGGCATGCGGTGATGGGTCGGGACCACATTGCCCTGAGGCTCAGGTCTGCTGGATTTTCAGGTGCATTGATTCGGCAGGTGCTCGGACTGGTCGGGCACCACCATGACCCCAAACACCTGATGGTCCAGGATGCACCCGAAAGGGCTTTTCGCAGGCTGGCACGGATTGCAGACGTGCAGTTGCTGTACTGGCTGGAGCAGGCCGATTTGAGGGGCAGAATTGCCCCTGACCTGCAAGAACAAATGGAATGGCTGGACCTTTTCAAGATGCAGTGCGAAGAACACAACATCTGGGAACAGGATCCCTATCAGGATTGGCTGCAACCTTTGCAGGATTTTGAGCCTTACATCCAGCAGAGTGCTGTTCTGGATTACGAGGAAGGACACATTTTTTCCCCGGAGGAAGCCATCTCCCGTTCTTTCCGGTGGCGCAACCGGCCTTCTGAACTGCTGATTTTGTGTGGTCTGAGCGGTTCAGGCAAAAGCACCTGGGTGAAAGAACACTGCCCGGATGCTGTGGTGGTCAGCATGGACGACCTGCGTGAGGACCTCTCTGGCGACAGGGGAGACCAGAGCGTCAATGGTCAGGTCTGGCAACAGGCCCGTGAAGACCTCAAAAAAGCCCTGCGGTCCGGGCAGCAGGTGGTCTGGGATGCCACCTGCATCCGCAAGCTTTCCCGTGAGCGCCTCATCAACCTGGGGGTGGACTACCACGCCTGGGTGAAACTGGTGGTCTTTCACACCTCGCCAGAAACCGCCCTCAGGCAGAACACCATGCGTGAACATGCTGTGCCTGCAGGCGTGATTGCTGCTCAGGTGGAGGGCTTTCAGTTTCCAGAGGTGACAGAAGCCCATGAGGTGTGTTTTGTCTGA
- a CDS encoding RNA ligase family protein, translating to MQYTKYPRTPHLPWSQKADADDVILPDTRIWAGMEVVITEKLDGENTSLYRNYLHARSVDNRYHPSRDWIKRYHGQIKHLIPQGYRLCGENMYAQHSIVYQDLESYFYLFSVWDEQNRSLTWDETLQWAALLAAPTPRELYRGLWDERLVQGLQIDTATTEGYVVRPVQGFSYAEFGSLVGKWVRTNHVQTSEHWMHQAVVPNGLRKTP from the coding sequence ATGCAGTACACCAAATACCCCAGAACCCCCCACCTTCCCTGGTCCCAGAAAGCAGATGCAGACGATGTGATCTTGCCAGACACCCGCATCTGGGCAGGCATGGAAGTGGTCATCACTGAGAAACTCGACGGCGAGAACACCAGCCTTTACCGCAATTATTTGCATGCCAGAAGCGTCGACAACCGCTACCACCCCTCCAGAGACTGGATCAAGCGTTACCATGGCCAGATCAAACACCTGATTCCCCAGGGGTACCGCCTGTGTGGCGAGAACATGTACGCACAGCACTCCATCGTGTATCAGGACCTGGAATCCTACTTTTACCTGTTTTCGGTGTGGGATGAGCAGAACCGGTCCCTGACCTGGGATGAGACCCTGCAGTGGGCTGCATTGCTTGCTGCCCCCACCCCCAGAGAACTGTACCGGGGCCTGTGGGATGAGCGCCTGGTGCAAGGCCTGCAGATTGACACCGCCACCACCGAAGGGTATGTGGTGCGTCCCGTTCAGGGTTTTTCCTACGCAGAATTTGGAAGTCTGGTGGGAAAATGGGTCAGGACCAACCACGTGCAAACCAGTGAACACTGGATGCATCAGGCCGTCGTTCCCAATGGATTGAGGAAAACCCCATGA
- a CDS encoding class I SAM-dependent methyltransferase, producing MTDSSADASMQFKNRTREGWNKAAAGWDQQTPQIHQWLLDITEAMMDASGIKEGAQVLDVAAGAGDQTLMLARRVGAQGHVLATDLSADILQLALRNAQQAGLPQVEVQVADAEQLEFPAGSFDAAVSRLGVMFCPHPLLALQGMHRVLKPGGKAAVVVFSEPRANPAMGILMSTAVKHAGLPPRDPYQPGGLMSLGKPGLLASLFAEAGFKDVRVQKIPAPFRLPTTQDYMEFAQTAASPIMQLVSTLDPQTQQKAWVDMAAQLEVFQTPDGWEGPNELLLASGTH from the coding sequence ATGACCGATTCATCTGCAGATGCAAGCATGCAATTCAAAAACCGCACCCGTGAAGGCTGGAACAAAGCCGCAGCAGGATGGGACCAGCAGACTCCCCAGATTCACCAGTGGCTGCTGGACATCACCGAAGCCATGATGGATGCATCTGGAATCAAAGAAGGTGCTCAAGTGCTGGATGTGGCTGCTGGAGCAGGAGACCAGACCCTGATGCTGGCCAGACGGGTGGGAGCACAGGGACACGTGCTGGCCACAGACCTCTCGGCAGACATTTTGCAACTTGCCCTCAGAAATGCACAGCAGGCGGGTTTGCCCCAGGTGGAGGTTCAGGTGGCAGATGCTGAACAGCTGGAGTTTCCTGCTGGAAGTTTTGACGCTGCTGTTTCCCGTCTGGGCGTGATGTTCTGCCCCCATCCGCTGCTGGCTCTGCAAGGCATGCACAGGGTGCTCAAGCCCGGAGGCAAAGCTGCAGTGGTGGTGTTCTCTGAACCCCGTGCCAATCCCGCCATGGGCATCCTGATGTCCACAGCTGTGAAACATGCAGGGCTTCCTCCCAGAGACCCTTATCAGCCCGGAGGACTGATGAGTCTGGGCAAACCAGGACTGCTGGCATCCCTGTTTGCAGAGGCAGGCTTCAAGGACGTGAGGGTCCAGAAAATCCCTGCGCCATTTCGGTTGCCTACCACGCAGGATTACATGGAATTTGCTCAGACGGCGGCCTCTCCCATCATGCAACTGGTGTCCACGCTGGACCCCCAGACCCAGCAGAAAGCCTGGGTAGACATGGCAGCACAACTGGAGGTCTTTCAGACGCCAGACGGCTGGGAAGGCCCCAATGAACTGTTGCTGGCTTCTGGAACGCACTGA
- a CDS encoding VOC family protein: MRRIGTVHLNVKDLSKQLAFYQNVLGMQQLDEKDNTVTLGAPDLPLVTLHHTPDAQRVRGAGLYHFAVLLPSRADLGQFIQHIAEKKIPVQGASDHHVSEALYMADPEGNGIEIYRDRPEQDWGQNGQIEMTTARMDVEGVLRAAHSEPFTGLPAGTIMGHIHLHASNVPEAARFYLDSLKMEHIVDYPGAQFVSYDHYHHHVAVNSWAGQGVAAHPESLGLRSYGLFTDALPAGTTTDPSGIVLNIKPLSLN; this comes from the coding sequence ATGAGACGCATCGGCACCGTGCACCTGAACGTGAAAGACCTGAGCAAGCAACTGGCGTTCTACCAGAACGTGCTGGGCATGCAGCAACTGGATGAAAAAGACAACACCGTGACCCTGGGAGCACCTGACCTCCCCCTGGTCACCCTGCACCACACCCCAGACGCCCAGAGGGTCAGGGGCGCAGGGCTGTACCACTTTGCTGTGCTGCTGCCCTCCAGGGCAGACCTGGGACAATTCATCCAGCACATTGCTGAGAAAAAGATTCCCGTGCAGGGGGCCTCAGACCACCATGTTTCAGAAGCCCTGTACATGGCAGATCCGGAAGGCAACGGCATCGAAATCTACCGGGACCGTCCAGAACAGGACTGGGGCCAGAACGGTCAGATCGAGATGACCACCGCCCGCATGGATGTGGAAGGCGTGCTCAGGGCGGCCCATTCTGAACCCTTCACAGGATTGCCTGCTGGAACCATCATGGGGCACATCCATCTGCATGCCTCCAATGTTCCAGAAGCGGCCCGCTTCTACCTGGACAGCCTGAAGATGGAGCACATCGTAGATTACCCAGGTGCCCAGTTCGTGAGTTACGACCATTATCACCACCATGTGGCCGTCAACAGCTGGGCCGGTCAGGGGGTTGCTGCCCACCCGGAAAGCCTGGGCCTGAGGTCCTATGGGCTGTTCACAGATGCCCTGCCTGCTGGCACCACCACCGACCCCAGTGGCATTGTGCTGAACATCAAACCCCTTTCTCTGAACTGA
- a CDS encoding sulfite exporter TauE/SafE family protein, with protein MPDLDLAHVLSYGIPLSFLAGLIDAIAGGGGVITLPTLLFMGLSPGQVVATNKLLAIFGSASSTYQYLRKGKIELNLVWRLALVALVGSALGAQLVLGFKNQEAFRLIIAGLIVVVGILVVANKKMGLENNYEGLNRRTLLVGGLGALLIGMYDGFFGPGTGTFLMFLFVRFLKFDFVVGSGNARFINFITNLGAFITFLISGQMVWAIGLAMGVANALGSTLGARLAILKGSTFVKVIYLLIVLLVVARLIFVHN; from the coding sequence GTGCCTGACCTTGACCTCGCCCATGTGCTCTCTTACGGAATTCCGCTGTCTTTTCTGGCCGGCCTGATTGATGCCATTGCTGGAGGTGGAGGGGTGATCACCCTGCCCACTTTGCTGTTTATGGGCCTGAGTCCGGGGCAGGTGGTGGCCACCAACAAACTGCTGGCGATCTTTGGCAGTGCCAGTTCCACCTACCAGTACCTCAGGAAAGGCAAGATCGAACTGAACCTGGTGTGGCGTCTGGCCCTGGTTGCCCTGGTGGGCAGTGCCCTGGGAGCACAACTGGTGCTGGGTTTCAAGAACCAGGAGGCCTTCAGGTTGATCATCGCAGGACTGATTGTGGTGGTGGGCATTCTGGTGGTGGCCAACAAGAAAATGGGTCTGGAAAACAATTACGAGGGCCTGAACCGTCGTACACTGCTGGTGGGCGGTCTGGGTGCCCTGTTGATTGGCATGTACGATGGGTTTTTTGGACCAGGCACCGGGACTTTCCTGATGTTTCTGTTCGTGCGTTTTCTGAAGTTCGATTTTGTGGTGGGCAGCGGAAATGCCCGTTTCATCAACTTCATCACCAATCTAGGGGCATTCATCACCTTCCTGATCAGTGGGCAGATGGTCTGGGCAATTGGCCTTGCCATGGGGGTCGCCAATGCGCTAGGCTCCACTCTGGGCGCCCGACTGGCCATTCTGAAGGGAAGCACCTTTGTGAAGGTGATCTACCTGTTGATTGTACTTCTGGTGGTGGCCCGACTGATCTTCGTGCATAATTAA
- a CDS encoding carbonic anhydrase: MRGNPVIEHPEYNQEAEQAINILLSSHNEKSDGPGFEGPQLAIVTCMDYRINLRLPKNFAFVLRTGGANTLPIEPYLAFSVARTGIHAVAIIGHTDCAMQHPNPYVVEQLPASTDVKRDYRSQIASLAILDAPEYTRREAKRLAERLGLPVIPLLYHVEDHKITRL; this comes from the coding sequence ATGCGAGGTAACCCTGTGATCGAACATCCCGAATACAACCAGGAAGCCGAACAGGCCATCAACATTCTGCTCAGCAGCCACAATGAAAAATCCGATGGTCCTGGATTTGAAGGTCCCCAGCTGGCCATTGTCACTTGCATGGACTACCGCATAAACTTGCGGCTTCCCAAGAATTTTGCTTTTGTGCTGCGCACCGGTGGGGCCAACACCCTGCCCATTGAACCTTACCTGGCCTTCAGTGTGGCCCGCACAGGCATTCACGCTGTGGCCATCATCGGGCACACCGACTGCGCCATGCAGCACCCCAACCCTTACGTGGTGGAGCAGCTGCCTGCCAGCACCGACGTCAAACGGGATTACCGCAGCCAGATTGCTTCTCTGGCCATTCTGGACGCTCCCGAGTACACCCGCAGAGAAGCCAAACGTCTGGCCGAGCGTCTGGGTCTCCCCGTGATTCCCCTGCTGTATCACGTGGAAGACCACAAAATCACCCGACTCTAA
- a CDS encoding LysE family translocator, with translation MLPSASLIAFALIALGMVLTPGPNMMYLVSRSICQGRKAGMYSLAGVVLGFVVYLLLAAFGLTAVVMAVPFAYDTLRFAGALYLGYLAWNTLKPGGRSPFQVKDLPEDAPGKLFLMGLLTNLLNPKIAVLYLSLLPQFIDVNRGHVLEQGLILGCTQILVSLTVNTTIVLLASSIAAFLGKHPRWATFQRYLMGTVLGALAVRMALETRKA, from the coding sequence ATGTTGCCCAGTGCGTCTCTGATTGCCTTTGCCCTGATTGCACTGGGCATGGTCCTCACCCCCGGTCCCAACATGATGTATCTGGTGTCCCGGTCCATCTGCCAGGGCCGCAAAGCCGGGATGTACTCTCTGGCGGGTGTGGTGCTGGGCTTTGTGGTTTACCTGCTGCTGGCTGCCTTTGGTCTGACCGCCGTGGTGATGGCAGTGCCTTTTGCCTATGACACCCTGCGGTTTGCTGGAGCGCTGTACCTGGGATATCTGGCCTGGAACACCCTGAAACCCGGAGGCCGATCTCCTTTTCAGGTGAAAGACCTTCCAGAGGATGCTCCAGGCAAACTTTTCCTGATGGGCCTCCTGACCAACCTGCTGAACCCCAAAATTGCTGTGCTGTACCTGTCCTTGCTGCCCCAGTTCATTGATGTGAACAGAGGCCATGTGCTGGAGCAGGGCCTGATCCTGGGGTGCACCCAGATTCTGGTGAGCCTGACCGTCAACACCACCATTGTGCTGCTGGCCAGCAGCATTGCCGCTTTTCTGGGAAAACACCCCCGATGGGCCACCTTCCAGCGTTACCTGATGGGCACCGTTCTGGGCGCACTGGCCGTCAGAATGGCCCTGGAAACCCGCAAAGCCTGA
- a CDS encoding DUF6979 family protein codes for MSQYGEIAILAVELFPDLQDAGDAWQMATEAVGAGSAPQHLIAQDAFLMLCDAGRVLGIPASVSAVQDSRILLALQLLQHQPEIPARDSIKARLTAQLEQPEQDVLLALWDVGLLEGQFAADSSQ; via the coding sequence TTGAGTCAGTACGGTGAAATTGCCATTCTCGCTGTGGAACTGTTTCCGGATTTGCAGGATGCCGGGGACGCCTGGCAAATGGCCACCGAGGCTGTGGGTGCCGGGTCTGCCCCGCAGCACCTGATCGCCCAGGATGCCTTTCTGATGTTGTGTGATGCCGGGCGGGTGCTGGGCATTCCTGCCAGTGTTTCTGCCGTTCAAGACAGTCGGATCCTGCTTGCTTTGCAGCTCTTGCAACACCAGCCAGAAATTCCTGCCAGGGACAGCATCAAAGCCCGACTGACGGCACAACTGGAACAGCCAGAGCAGGATGTGTTGCTGGCCCTCTGGGATGTGGGTCTGCTGGAAGGGCAGTTTGCTGCAGACAGTTCCCAGTGA